A genomic region of Streptomyces rimosus contains the following coding sequences:
- the gnd gene encoding phosphogluconate dehydrogenase (NAD(+)-dependent, decarboxylating) translates to MELGLVGLGKMGGNMRERIRRAGHTVIGYDRNPDLADVHSLKELVDGLKGPRVVWVMVPAGAATQSTIDELGELLSPGDVVVDGGNSRWTDDEKHAEELRAKGIGFVDCGVSGGVWGLENGYALMYGGSSEDVAKVQPIFDALKPEGEYGSVHAGKVGAGHFAKMVHNGIEYAMMQAYAEGWELLEAVDSVTDVREVFRSWQQGTVIRSWLLDLAVNALDDDEHLEKLRGYAADSGEGRWTVEAAIDNAVPLPAITASLFARFASRQEDSPQMKMIAALRNQFGGHAVENVKK, encoded by the coding sequence ATGGAGCTCGGTCTCGTCGGTCTCGGCAAGATGGGCGGCAACATGCGCGAGCGCATCCGCCGCGCAGGCCACACCGTCATCGGATACGACCGCAATCCGGACCTGGCTGACGTCCACAGCCTCAAGGAGCTGGTGGACGGTCTCAAGGGGCCGCGTGTGGTGTGGGTCATGGTGCCCGCCGGCGCCGCCACCCAGTCCACCATCGACGAGCTGGGCGAGCTGCTGTCCCCCGGCGACGTGGTGGTCGACGGCGGCAACTCCCGCTGGACCGACGACGAGAAGCACGCCGAGGAGCTGCGCGCCAAGGGCATCGGCTTCGTCGACTGCGGCGTCTCGGGCGGCGTCTGGGGCCTGGAGAACGGCTACGCGCTGATGTACGGCGGCTCCTCGGAGGACGTCGCCAAGGTGCAGCCGATCTTCGACGCGCTCAAGCCGGAGGGCGAGTACGGCTCGGTGCACGCCGGGAAGGTCGGCGCCGGCCACTTCGCGAAGATGGTCCACAACGGCATCGAGTACGCCATGATGCAGGCCTATGCCGAGGGCTGGGAGCTGCTGGAGGCGGTCGACTCGGTCACCGACGTGCGCGAGGTCTTCCGTTCCTGGCAGCAGGGCACGGTCATCCGTTCCTGGCTGCTGGACCTGGCGGTCAACGCGCTGGACGACGACGAGCACCTGGAGAAGCTGCGGGGCTACGCCGCCGACTCCGGCGAGGGCCGCTGGACCGTCGAGGCCGCGATCGACAACGCCGTACCGCTGCCCGCGATCACGGCGTCGCTCTTCGCGCGCTTCGCCTCGCGCCAGGAGGACTCGCCGCAGATGAAGATGATCGCGGCGCTGCGGAACCAGTTCGGCGGCCACGCGGTCGAAAACGTGAAGAAGTAA
- the recF gene encoding DNA replication/repair protein RecF (All proteins in this family for which functions are known are DNA-binding proteins that assist the filamentation of RecA onto DNA for the initiation of recombination or recombinational repair.) produces the protein MHVSHLSLADFRSYARVEVPLDPGVTAFVGPNGQGKTNLVEAVGYLATLGSHRVSSDAPLVRMGAERAIVRAAVVQGERQQLVELELNPGKANRARINRSSQVRPRDVLGIVRTVLFAPEDLALVKGDPGERRRFLDELITARSPRMAGVRSDYDRVLKQRNTLLKSAALARRHGGRQMDLSTLDVWDQHLARVGAELLAQRLDLIATLQPLADKSYEQLAPGGGPLSMEYRGSAGEGLGGVSTREELYGLLIEALGAARKNEIERGVTLVGPHRDDLLLKLGQLPAKGYASHGESWSYALALRLASYDLLRGEGNEPVLVLDDVFAELDSRRRERLAELVAPGEQVLVTAAVDDDVPGVLSGARFAVSEGVAEKVTP, from the coding sequence ATGCATGTATCGCATCTCTCGCTGGCCGACTTCCGCTCGTACGCCCGGGTCGAGGTCCCGCTCGACCCGGGCGTCACCGCGTTCGTGGGCCCCAACGGGCAGGGGAAGACCAACCTCGTCGAGGCGGTGGGCTATCTGGCCACCCTCGGCAGCCACCGGGTCTCCTCGGACGCCCCGCTGGTGCGGATGGGCGCCGAGCGGGCCATCGTGCGGGCCGCGGTCGTCCAGGGCGAGCGGCAGCAGCTGGTGGAGCTGGAGCTGAACCCCGGCAAGGCCAACCGGGCCCGTATCAATAGATCGTCGCAGGTCAGACCGCGTGACGTGCTGGGGATCGTGCGGACGGTGCTGTTCGCGCCGGAGGACCTGGCGCTGGTCAAGGGCGATCCGGGGGAGCGCCGCCGCTTCCTGGACGAGCTGATCACCGCCCGGTCGCCGCGGATGGCGGGCGTGCGCTCGGACTACGACCGGGTGCTCAAGCAGCGCAACACGCTTTTGAAGAGTGCGGCGCTGGCACGTCGGCACGGCGGCCGTCAGATGGATCTGTCGACCTTGGACGTATGGGATCAGCATCTGGCGCGGGTCGGCGCGGAGCTGCTCGCCCAGCGACTGGATCTGATCGCCACGCTCCAGCCGCTGGCCGACAAGTCGTATGAGCAACTGGCGCCGGGCGGCGGCCCGCTGTCGATGGAGTACCGCGGCTCGGCGGGCGAGGGCCTGGGCGGTGTCTCGACGCGTGAGGAGCTGTACGGGCTGCTGATCGAGGCGCTCGGCGCGGCCCGTAAGAACGAGATCGAGCGCGGGGTGACCCTGGTCGGTCCGCACCGCGACGACCTGCTGCTCAAGCTGGGCCAGCTGCCCGCCAAGGGGTACGCGAGCCACGGCGAGTCCTGGTCGTACGCGCTCGCGCTGCGCCTGGCCTCGTACGACCTGCTGCGCGGTGAGGGCAACGAGCCGGTGCTGGTGCTCGACGACGTGTTCGCGGAGCTGGACAGCCGGCGGCGGGAGCGGCTGGCGGAGCTGGTGGCGCCCGGCGAGCAGGTGCTGGTGACCGCGGCGGTGGACGACGATGTGCCGGGCGTGCTGTCCGGGGCCCGGTTCGCGGTGTCGGAGGGCGTGGCGGAGAAGGTCACGCCGTGA
- a CDS encoding DUF721 domain-containing protein translates to MSGEHPDRPSEEPSERPPGADQPKPPELSGIDLARQALVAAKEQARARGAAAQQKKQARRGGLRSGARADGRDPLPLSAAINRLITERGWETPAAVGGVMGRWPQLVGPEVAQHCEPQRYDEEARVLTVQCDSTVWATQLRLLAPQLVARLNQDLGQGTVKMIKVFGPGGPARRYGPLRAPGSKGPGDTYG, encoded by the coding sequence ATGAGCGGCGAGCATCCGGACCGTCCCTCCGAGGAGCCCTCGGAGCGGCCGCCCGGCGCCGACCAGCCCAAGCCCCCGGAGCTGTCCGGGATCGATCTGGCCCGACAGGCGCTGGTCGCCGCCAAGGAGCAGGCGCGGGCGCGGGGCGCCGCCGCGCAGCAGAAGAAGCAGGCGCGCCGCGGCGGCCTGCGGTCCGGCGCGCGCGCCGACGGGCGCGATCCGCTGCCGCTGAGTGCGGCGATCAACCGGCTCATCACGGAGCGCGGCTGGGAGACCCCGGCCGCGGTGGGCGGCGTCATGGGGCGCTGGCCGCAGCTGGTCGGCCCGGAGGTGGCGCAGCACTGCGAGCCGCAGCGGTACGACGAGGAGGCGCGCGTGCTGACCGTGCAGTGCGACTCGACGGTGTGGGCGACGCAGCTGCGGCTGCTGGCGCCGCAACTGGTGGCCCGGCTGAACCAGGATCTGGGCCAGGGCACGGTGAAGATGATCAAGGTGTTCGGGCCGGGCGGACCGGCGCGGCGGTACGGGCCGCTGCGGGCGCCCGGGAGCAAGGGTCCGGGTGACACGTACGGCTGA
- the gyrB gene encoding DNA topoisomerase (ATP-hydrolyzing) subunit B, which translates to MLCQKGRFVADSGDLNENNTASTEEGVPAGASGDSPEEKSYDASAITVLEGLDAVRKRPGMYIGSTGERGLHHLVYEVVDNSVDEALAGHADTIDVTILPDGGVRVVDNGRGIPVDIVPSEKKPAVEVVLTVLHAGGKFGGGGYAVSGGLHGVGVSVVNALSQKVSVEVKRDGYRWTQDYKLGVPTAPLARNEATDETGTTVTFWADGDIFETTEYSFETLSRRFQEMAFLNKGLTIALTDEREAHVDEEGKPLTVKYHYEGGIVDFVKYLNSRKGEVVHPTVIDIEAEDKERMLSVEVAMQWNTQYTEGVYSFANTIHTHEGGTHEEGFRSAMTGLINRYARDKKLLREKDDNLTGEDIREGLTAIISVKLGEPQFEGQTKTKLGNTEAKTFVQKVVHEHLADWLDRNPNEAADIIRKGLQAATARVAARKARDLTRRKGLLETASLPGKLSDCQSNDPTKCEIFIVEGDSAGGSAKSGRDPQYQAILPIRGKILNVEKARVDKILHNNEVQALISAFGTGVHEDFDIEKLRYHKIILMADADVDGQHINTLLLTFLFRFMRPLVEAGHVYLSRPPLYKIKWGRDDHEYAYSDRERNALIELGKQNGKRIKDDSVQRFKGLGEMNAEELRVTTMDVDSRVLGQVSLDDAARADDLFSVLMGEDVEARRSFIQRNAKDVRFLDI; encoded by the coding sequence GTGCTGTGCCAGAAAGGGCGCTTCGTGGCCGACTCCGGCGACCTCAACGAGAACAACACGGCTTCTACTGAAGAGGGGGTTCCTGCCGGCGCCAGTGGCGACTCTCCGGAAGAGAAGTCGTACGACGCCAGCGCGATCACCGTCCTTGAGGGCCTGGACGCGGTCCGTAAGCGCCCTGGTATGTACATCGGCTCGACCGGCGAGCGTGGTCTGCACCACCTCGTGTACGAGGTCGTCGACAACTCCGTCGACGAGGCGCTGGCCGGGCACGCGGACACCATCGACGTGACGATCCTGCCGGACGGCGGCGTGCGCGTCGTCGACAACGGCCGCGGCATCCCCGTGGACATCGTGCCGTCGGAGAAGAAGCCGGCCGTCGAGGTCGTGCTGACGGTGCTGCACGCGGGCGGCAAGTTCGGCGGCGGCGGTTACGCGGTCTCCGGTGGTCTGCACGGCGTCGGTGTCTCCGTCGTCAACGCGCTGTCGCAGAAGGTGTCCGTCGAGGTCAAGCGGGATGGTTACCGCTGGACGCAGGACTACAAGCTCGGTGTGCCGACGGCGCCGCTGGCCCGTAACGAGGCCACCGACGAGACCGGTACGACGGTCACGTTCTGGGCCGACGGCGACATCTTCGAGACGACTGAGTACAGCTTCGAGACGCTCTCGCGCCGCTTCCAGGAGATGGCGTTCCTCAACAAGGGCCTGACGATCGCGCTGACCGACGAGCGCGAGGCCCATGTGGACGAGGAGGGCAAGCCGCTCACGGTCAAGTACCACTACGAGGGCGGCATCGTCGACTTCGTGAAGTACCTGAACTCGCGCAAGGGCGAGGTCGTGCACCCCACGGTGATCGACATCGAGGCCGAGGACAAGGAGCGGATGCTCTCGGTCGAGGTGGCGATGCAGTGGAACACCCAGTACACCGAGGGTGTCTACAGCTTCGCGAACACGATCCACACCCATGAGGGCGGCACTCACGAAGAGGGCTTCCGCTCGGCGATGACGGGTCTGATCAACCGTTACGCCCGGGACAAGAAGCTGCTGCGGGAGAAGGACGACAACCTCACGGGTGAGGACATCCGCGAGGGTCTGACGGCGATCATCTCGGTCAAGCTGGGTGAGCCGCAGTTCGAGGGCCAGACCAAGACGAAGCTGGGCAACACCGAGGCCAAGACCTTCGTGCAGAAGGTGGTCCACGAGCACCTGGCGGACTGGCTCGACCGTAACCCGAACGAGGCCGCGGACATCATCCGCAAGGGTCTGCAGGCCGCGACCGCGCGGGTGGCGGCCCGCAAGGCCCGGGACCTGACCCGTCGCAAGGGGCTGCTGGAGACGGCGTCGCTGCCCGGCAAGCTGTCGGACTGCCAGTCCAACGACCCCACCAAGTGCGAGATCTTCATCGTCGAGGGTGACTCCGCCGGTGGCTCGGCCAAGTCCGGCCGTGACCCGCAGTACCAGGCCATCCTGCCGATCCGCGGCAAGATCCTGAACGTGGAGAAGGCGCGGGTCGACAAGATCCTGCACAACAACGAGGTGCAGGCGCTGATCTCGGCCTTCGGTACCGGGGTCCACGAGGACTTCGACATCGAGAAGCTCCGCTACCACAAGATCATTCTGATGGCGGACGCCGATGTCGACGGCCAGCACATCAACACCCTGCTGCTCACCTTCCTCTTCCGCTTCATGCGGCCGCTGGTGGAGGCCGGTCACGTCTACCTGTCCCGCCCGCCGCTCTACAAGATCAAGTGGGGCCGGGACGACCACGAGTACGCCTACTCCGACCGGGAGCGCAACGCCCTGATCGAGCTCGGCAAGCAGAACGGCAAGCGGATCAAGGACGACTCGGTCCAGCGCTTCAAGGGTCTGGGCGAGATGAACGCCGAGGAACTGCGGGTGACGACGATGGACGTCGACAGCCGGGTGCTCGGCCAGGTCTCGCTGGACGACGCGGCGCGCGCCGACGACCTGTTCTCGGTGCTGATGGGTGAGGACGTCGAGGCCCGGCGCTCCTTCATCCAGCGCAACGCCAAGGACGTCCGCTTCCTCGACATCTGA
- the gyrA gene encoding DNA gyrase subunit A encodes MADENPPVTPDGVTAEGAAPAIEGVGMRVEPVGLETEMQRSYLDYAMSVIVSRALPDVRDGLKPVHRRVLYAMYDGGYRPEKGFYKCARVVGDVMGTYHPHGDSSIYDALVRLAQPWSMRMPLVDSNGNFGSPGNDPAAAMRYTECKMKQLSMEMLRDIDEETVDFQDNYDGRNQEPTVLPARFPNLLINGSAGIAVGMATNIPPHNLREVAAGAQWALENPEASNEELLDALIERIKGPDFPTGALVVGRKGIEDAYRTGRGSITMRAVVEVEEIQNRQCLVVTELPYQVNPDNLAQKIADLVKDGKIGGVADVRDETSSRTGQRLVIVLKRDAVAKVVLNNLYKHTDLQTNFGANMLALVDGVPRTLSLDAFIRNWVNHQVEVIVRRTKFRLRKAEERAHILRGLLKALDAIDEVIALIRRSDTVEVAREGLMGLLSIDEIQANAILEMQLRRLAALERQKITAEHDELQAKISEYNAILASPEKQRQIISEELAAIVEKFGDDRRSKLVPFEGDMSVEDLIAEEDIVVTITRGGYVKRTKTDDYRSQKRGGKGVRGTKLKEDDIVDHFFVSTTHHWLLFFTNKGRVYRAKAYELPDAGRDARGQHVANLLAFQPDEQIAQILAIRDYEAMPYLVLATKGGLVKKTPLKDYDSPRSGGVIAINLRETEEGADDELIGAELVSAEDDLLLISKKAQSIRFTATDEALRPMGRATSGVKGMSFREGDELLSMNVVRAGTFVFTATDGGYAKRTSVDEYRVQGRGGLGIKAAKIVEDRGELVGALVVEATDEILAITLSGGVIRTRVSEVRETGRDTMGVQLINLGKRDAVVGIARNAEAGREAEEVDGGAEPESADEAEGTEPAVAEGGEPSAE; translated from the coding sequence ATGGCCGACGAGAACCCCCCTGTGACCCCGGACGGCGTGACCGCCGAGGGCGCGGCCCCCGCCATCGAAGGCGTGGGCATGCGTGTCGAGCCCGTCGGGCTCGAGACGGAGATGCAGCGCTCCTACCTCGACTACGCGATGTCCGTCATCGTCTCGCGCGCGCTGCCGGACGTGCGGGACGGCCTCAAGCCGGTGCACCGCCGCGTCCTGTACGCGATGTACGACGGCGGGTACCGCCCCGAGAAGGGCTTCTACAAGTGCGCCCGCGTCGTCGGCGACGTGATGGGTACGTACCACCCGCACGGTGACTCCTCCATCTACGACGCCCTGGTCCGCCTGGCCCAGCCGTGGTCGATGCGGATGCCGCTGGTGGACTCCAACGGCAACTTCGGCTCGCCCGGCAACGACCCGGCCGCGGCCATGCGGTACACCGAGTGCAAGATGAAGCAGCTCTCCATGGAGATGCTGCGGGACATCGACGAGGAGACCGTCGATTTCCAGGACAACTACGACGGCCGCAACCAGGAGCCGACGGTCCTGCCGGCGCGCTTCCCGAACCTGCTGATCAACGGCAGCGCCGGTATCGCGGTCGGCATGGCGACCAACATCCCGCCGCACAACCTGCGCGAGGTCGCCGCCGGTGCCCAGTGGGCGCTGGAGAACCCCGAGGCGTCCAACGAGGAGCTGCTGGACGCGCTCATCGAGCGCATCAAGGGCCCGGACTTCCCGACCGGCGCGCTGGTGGTGGGCCGCAAGGGCATCGAGGACGCGTACCGCACCGGCCGCGGCTCGATCACGATGCGCGCGGTGGTCGAGGTCGAGGAGATCCAGAACCGCCAGTGCCTGGTGGTCACGGAGCTGCCGTACCAGGTCAACCCGGACAACCTCGCGCAGAAGATCGCCGACCTGGTCAAGGACGGCAAGATCGGTGGCGTCGCCGACGTACGGGACGAGACCTCCTCGCGTACGGGCCAGCGGCTGGTGATCGTCCTCAAGCGGGACGCCGTCGCCAAGGTCGTGCTGAACAACCTGTACAAGCACACCGACCTGCAGACGAACTTCGGCGCGAACATGCTCGCGCTGGTGGACGGCGTGCCGCGCACCCTGTCGCTGGACGCGTTCATCCGCAACTGGGTCAACCACCAGGTCGAGGTCATCGTCCGGCGGACCAAGTTCCGGCTGCGCAAGGCCGAGGAGCGGGCCCACATCCTGCGTGGTCTGCTCAAGGCGCTGGACGCGATCGACGAGGTCATCGCGCTGATCCGGCGCAGCGACACGGTCGAGGTGGCGCGCGAGGGCCTGATGGGCCTGCTGAGCATCGACGAGATCCAGGCCAACGCGATCCTGGAGATGCAGCTGCGCCGGCTGGCCGCCCTGGAGCGCCAGAAGATCACCGCCGAGCACGACGAGCTGCAGGCGAAGATCAGCGAGTACAACGCGATCCTCGCCTCGCCGGAGAAGCAGCGGCAGATCATCAGCGAGGAGCTGGCGGCGATCGTCGAGAAGTTCGGCGACGACCGGCGCTCGAAGCTGGTGCCCTTCGAGGGCGACATGTCCGTCGAGGACCTGATCGCCGAGGAGGACATCGTCGTCACGATCACCCGTGGCGGCTATGTGAAGCGGACGAAGACCGACGATTACCGGTCGCAGAAGCGCGGCGGCAAGGGCGTACGGGGCACGAAGCTGAAGGAAGACGACATCGTCGACCACTTCTTCGTCTCCACCACCCACCACTGGCTGCTCTTCTTCACCAACAAGGGCCGGGTCTACCGGGCCAAGGCGTACGAGCTGCCGGACGCCGGCCGGGACGCGCGCGGCCAGCACGTCGCCAACCTGCTGGCCTTCCAGCCGGACGAGCAGATCGCGCAGATCCTGGCGATCCGCGACTACGAGGCCATGCCCTACCTGGTGCTCGCCACCAAGGGCGGCCTGGTGAAGAAGACGCCGCTCAAGGACTACGACTCGCCGCGCTCCGGCGGTGTCATCGCGATCAACCTCCGGGAGACGGAGGAGGGCGCGGACGACGAGCTGATCGGCGCCGAGCTGGTCTCCGCCGAGGACGACCTGCTGCTCATCAGCAAGAAGGCGCAGTCGATCCGGTTCACCGCCACGGATGAAGCCCTGCGTCCGATGGGACGCGCCACCTCGGGTGTCAAGGGCATGAGCTTCCGCGAGGGCGATGAACTGCTCTCGATGAATGTGGTGCGGGCCGGTACGTTCGTCTTCACCGCCACCGACGGCGGCTACGCCAAGCGCACCTCGGTGGACGAGTACCGCGTCCAGGGCCGCGGTGGCCTCGGGATCAAGGCCGCCAAGATCGTGGAGGACCGGGGTGAGCTGGTCGGCGCCCTGGTGGTCGAGGCGACGGACGAGATCCTGGCCATCACGCTCAGCGGTGGTGTGATCCGTACGCGGGTCAGCGAGGTCCGGGAGACCGGCCGTGACACCATGGGCGTCCAACTGATCAACCTGGGCAAGCGCGATGCCGTGGTCGGTATCGCCCGTAACGCCGAGGCCGGACGCGAGGCCGAAGAGGTCGACGGGGGCGCCGAGCCCGAGTCGGCCGACGAGGCGGAGGGTACCGAGCCCGCGGTGGCCGAGGGCGGCGAGCCTTCGGCGGAGTAA
- a CDS encoding DUF3566 domain-containing protein yields the protein MSGATGAAAGGSGKKKNSRPGPATVTEDSARGSATSGGSSSEDSYQGGTVTDTRQPYPQKPGSQPQPPAQGQAPGSQGGGQPYQPPQAYRSGAGQGAGAQQGVRVPRTGARTTPRTRKARLRVARADPWSVMKVSFLLSIALGICTIVAVAVLWMVMDAMGVFTTVGGTISEATGSGDGGGFDLQTFLSLPRVLLFTSVIAVIDVVLATALATLGAFIYNISAGFVGGVELTLAEDE from the coding sequence GTGAGTGGAGCCACGGGCGCTGCGGCGGGTGGGTCGGGGAAAAAGAAGAATTCCCGGCCGGGACCCGCGACCGTGACGGAGGACAGCGCCCGTGGCTCCGCCACGTCCGGCGGCTCCTCGTCCGAGGACTCCTACCAGGGGGGAACCGTGACCGATACGCGTCAGCCGTATCCGCAGAAGCCGGGGTCCCAGCCGCAGCCGCCCGCACAGGGGCAGGCGCCCGGGTCCCAGGGCGGTGGACAGCCGTACCAGCCGCCCCAGGCGTACCGCTCGGGTGCGGGGCAGGGCGCGGGGGCGCAGCAGGGGGTGCGCGTGCCGCGTACGGGCGCGCGTACGACCCCGCGTACGCGCAAGGCACGGCTGCGGGTCGCCAGGGCCGATCCGTGGTCGGTGATGAAGGTCAGCTTCCTGCTGTCCATCGCACTCGGCATCTGCACGATCGTGGCGGTAGCGGTGCTGTGGATGGTGATGGACGCGATGGGGGTGTTCACCACCGTCGGCGGCACGATCAGCGAGGCGACGGGTTCGGGCGACGGCGGCGGCTTCGACCTCCAGACGTTCCTGTCGCTGCCGCGGGTGCTGCTGTTCACGTCGGTGATCGCGGTGATCGACGTCGTGCTCGCCACGGCGCTGGCCACGCTCGGGGCCTTCATCTACAACATCTCGGCCGGGTTCGTGGGCGGCGTGGAGCTGACCCTCGCCGAGGACGAGTGA
- a CDS encoding DLW-39 family protein, which produces MKKLLLVALAAIGGLLVYRQIQADRAEQDLWTEATDSVPAGSGV; this is translated from the coding sequence GTGAAGAAGCTTCTCCTGGTCGCACTGGCCGCCATCGGCGGGCTCCTCGTGTACCGCCAGATCCAGGCGGATCGCGCCGAGCAGGATCTGTGGACGGAGGCGACCGACTCCGTGCCCGCAGGTTCGGGTGTGTGA
- a CDS encoding serine/threonine-protein kinase, protein MGEVFAGRYELIDPIGRGGVGAVWRAWDQRRRRYVAAKVLQQSDAHTLLRFVREQAVRIDHPHVLAPASWAADDDKVLFTMDLVHGGSLAHLVGDYGPLPPRLVCVLLDQLLSGLTAVHAEGIVHRDIKPANVLLEATGTGRPHVRLSDFGISMRKGEPRLTDANYVVGTPGYFAPEQMLGAEPDFPGDLFAVGLVAVHLLTGSKPDTQGLVEHFAQYGTPDAPEGIAEPLWQVLANLLQPDPDLRFKTAAGARKALLAAAELLPEATIEDEIVEVFDHIGPLPAGFGPDGPLRAEGAGAGGDPRAGADPRVGADSGADADPPAGLGADTGTGANAPEETPPVPAAPARSGTVSPPLPSVPPFPSTPPPPPATNTSDSGDFPLAPPSTGLPAPQHPIPQHPTGQAPIPQSPSAQPNSQPTRPYTPDQPQPLPPVGRTPAPRHRALPQQRPGPPPKVAVPVIVVALLCIAVGVWALSVS, encoded by the coding sequence ATGGGTGAGGTCTTCGCCGGTCGGTACGAGCTGATCGACCCGATCGGGCGGGGCGGCGTGGGCGCCGTCTGGCGCGCCTGGGACCAGCGGCGCCGCCGCTATGTGGCGGCCAAGGTGCTGCAGCAGAGCGACGCGCACACGCTGCTGCGCTTCGTACGCGAACAGGCCGTACGGATCGACCACCCGCATGTGCTCGCCCCCGCGAGCTGGGCCGCCGACGACGACAAGGTCCTGTTCACCATGGACCTCGTGCACGGCGGTTCGCTGGCCCATCTGGTGGGCGACTACGGGCCGCTGCCGCCGCGCCTGGTGTGCGTCCTGCTCGACCAGCTGCTGTCCGGCCTGACCGCGGTCCACGCGGAAGGGATCGTGCACCGCGACATCAAACCCGCGAACGTCCTCCTGGAGGCCACCGGCACCGGCCGCCCCCACGTACGGCTGTCGGACTTCGGCATCTCGATGCGTAAGGGCGAGCCGCGGCTGACCGACGCCAACTACGTGGTGGGTACGCCCGGTTACTTCGCGCCGGAGCAGATGCTGGGTGCCGAACCCGACTTCCCCGGCGATCTCTTCGCGGTCGGCCTGGTCGCGGTGCACCTGCTGACCGGCTCCAAGCCGGACACCCAGGGGCTGGTCGAGCACTTCGCGCAGTACGGGACGCCGGACGCGCCCGAAGGCATCGCGGAGCCGCTGTGGCAGGTACTGGCGAACCTGTTGCAGCCGGACCCGGACCTGCGCTTCAAGACGGCTGCCGGGGCACGCAAAGCGCTGCTCGCGGCGGCCGAACTGCTTCCGGAAGCGACGATCGAGGACGAGATCGTCGAGGTTTTCGACCACATCGGACCGCTGCCTGCGGGGTTCGGGCCGGATGGGCCGTTGCGGGCGGAGGGGGCGGGAGCGGGGGGCGATCCTCGTGCGGGGGCGGATCCTCGCGTAGGGGCGGATTCGGGTGCGGATGCGGACCCGCCTGCGGGTTTGGGGGCTGATACGGGTACGGGTGCGAACGCGCCGGAAGAGACGCCTCCGGTTCCGGCCGCCCCGGCGCGGAGTGGCACCGTATCGCCCCCACTTCCCTCCGTACCGCCCTTCCCCTCGACGCCACCACCACCGCCCGCGACGAACACGTCCGACAGCGGCGACTTCCCCCTCGCGCCACCGTCCACGGGCCTGCCCGCGCCACAACACCCCATCCCACAACACCCCACCGGCCAGGCGCCGATCCCGCAGAGCCCCTCAGCCCAGCCGAACTCCCAGCCCACCCGCCCCTACACCCCCGACCAGCCGCAGCCCCTGCCGCCCGTCGGCCGCACCCCGGCCCCCCGGCACCGGGCCCTGCCACAGCAGCGGCCCGGACCGCCGCCGAAGGTCGCCGTACCGGTAATCGTCGTAGCGCTACTGTGCATCGCGGTCGGTGTCTGGGCGTTGTCCGTCAGCTGA
- a CDS encoding helix-turn-helix domain-containing protein, which yields MDAAQQEATARARELQRSWYGEPLGALFRRLIDDLGLNQARLASVLGLSAPMLSQLMSGQRAKIGNPAVVQRVQALQELAGQVADGSVSAAEATDRMEEIKKTAGGSVLNNTAQTATSTGATTVRRVVREIQSLLRSVSAAGDIIDAANTLAPTHPELAEFLRVYGAGRTADAVSHYEAHQS from the coding sequence ATGGACGCAGCACAGCAAGAAGCCACCGCGCGTGCTCGGGAGCTGCAGCGGAGCTGGTACGGGGAGCCTCTTGGGGCGCTGTTCCGCCGTCTCATCGACGATCTCGGTCTCAACCAGGCGCGCCTGGCGTCCGTACTGGGACTGTCCGCGCCCATGCTGTCCCAGCTGATGAGCGGACAGCGGGCGAAGATCGGCAACCCGGCCGTCGTCCAGCGCGTCCAGGCGCTCCAGGAACTGGCCGGACAGGTCGCGGACGGCAGCGTCAGCGCCGCCGAGGCCACCGACCGGATGGAAGAGATCAAGAAGACCGCGGGCGGCTCGGTGCTGAACAACACCGCGCAGACCGCCACCTCCACGGGGGCGACGACCGTACGGCGCGTGGTCCGCGAGATCCAGTCGCTGCTGCGCTCGGTCTCGGCCGCCGGCGACATCATCGACGCCGCGAACACCCTCGCCCCCACCCACCCCGAACTGGCAGAGTTCCTCCGGGTCTACGGGGCGGGACGCACCGCCGACGCGGTCTCCCACTACGAGGCGCACCAGAGTTAG